In Vigna angularis cultivar LongXiaoDou No.4 chromosome 8, ASM1680809v1, whole genome shotgun sequence, the DNA window AAATTCTCAAGACTGGAACAATATGAAAGTTCCAGTCTTTCAAGAGAGGTCAAGTGAAGAGGTGGAAAACTCGTAAGGCTGGAGCAACCTTCTGCACtcaatattttaagtttagtCATAAAACCTACTGAGTTGTGAACTACAGTTAAACTCTCACACCATTCAAAAGAAAGTTTCTCCAAATTTTGGAGATCGGAAACGTCTGGTATCTGTGTTAAAAGTTTGCAGTCGTCAAAATTCAAGCTGGTTAGATTCTCGAACTTCtgcaaagaaaataataaggGAAATGAAATAAGAATCAAATGGATACATTTAAAGTGCATTTATCACTTTATACAAGATGAGGAAAATATACTCTTTAAACTTACCTTCGATGAGGCATGGAACCCAAAAGACGCAAAGCAACTGTCAGGTAATTTGCATATGACAAGTTTGTTGGCATGAAAATTAGATGGTAAACAATTTGAAGGATATCGATGCCATTCCAGTACTTTCAAACTTTCTGGAAAATAATTGGGAACTTTGGAAAATTTAACATTTctatttataagtattttaaggTTTTCCATCTCCATGAAGGTGTTTTCATCACATTCTATTGTTTCTTCATTCTCAGAAATGGAGAAATCCAGACATATGATTTCAATTTTACCTGTTCCCTGTTATTGCAAAAAGGCACGAATCAACCACAGCATAAGTGTAAGACATCAATAAAGAGAAGTTTAAGAACTAAcataaacagaaaaatatagaaattgtgcaaaaaaaaaataactatgaTGTGAACTATGACAGACAAAAGACTGAATCAAGATAAGAAAACAAATCAATCATTGGTGAAGCTCACTCATATAccattttgtattttaaaacttGGATTATATCTTTAGGCAACCATAATCTTCTGCGATTCCCTGGCTCTTTTGCTGATTCTTTCTGGTCAATTTTTCTACCCATGTTCTCAATCAGGTCGTGCATTTCGACTGTACTAAGCAGACTAACCTTTATGAGAGATTTTTCAACCAACACACCAATATGATGTTTCATGCATTCATCATAGAGAGCTCCAAGAATATCTTCTACCTCTCTCAATGCATATCCTTTGAAGCAACAAGCAATGTCAAGAAAAACAaccttctcttcttcctccaaaGCTTCATAGCTTACTTTAAGTATCTCTAGGATTTCTTTCTTAGGAATTCTCTTATACTGTCTGGTAGCAGATTCCCACTCTTTCACACTTTTTCCAAAAAGGTTGGAACCTATTACTTCTAAAGCCAATGGAAGACCAGAAGCATAAGTTACCACACGATTCAAGATTAACTCATAATCTAGATCAGCTTTCTCCTTTTTGAAAGCTTTCAATGTAAGCAACCGAAGAGCATCGTTCTCATTCAATTCCCTCACCTCATATGTTCTTGTAACTTGATGAGTTGCCAACAATTGTTTATCCCGAGTTGTAATGATGATTCTGCTTCCGGGGCCAAACCAGTCACATCCTCCAGCAAGTGCTCGTAACTGTCCGAGATTGTCAACATCATCTAGAATCAGGAGAATCTTTTTCCTCTTGAGCCTACACTTTATCATTGAAATTCCTTGTTGCTTACTTGTTAAGTTAATGTCCTCCTGTCCTAATACTTGTGATATAAGGATGCTTTGGAGGTGTTCTAACCcatgtttgtttgatttttctctCACGTTTTCAAGAAAACACAAACTATCAAAATTCTCAGCAATTAAACCATTATAAACAGCTCGAGCAAGTGTTGATTTTCCTACACCTCCCATTCCGTGGATGCCTATCATGTGGACACCATCATAACATCCAGCCTCTAAGAGCTTCCTAACTTCTAGTACTCGTGAATATCTAGTCCAACTGGGTAATCTGCAACATGTAAACAACAACCACGACCAATCTCGCTACAGACCCACTCAACAATGCTCCCAATAAACTTGTATTCATATTCAATTCTGTTTCAAACAAAAAAGGTTTTAACAAGTTTGTATCCATGTAATCCAATAATGAACTGATAACAGGTGAAAACAATGtatttaacaaataacaaatattattagGATAAACTCTAACAATGActttgatatcatgttaagtcacatcgaggtatatacatctcatACATGGAACTAGACATTATTAGGTAGTTCCATCGGAGTTAGAATGATATATTCAATAAACACAAATCTCGCTAAGACAGGTTATAACTCATACCATGTTAAAAAATTCTCACAAATCCAGcttttaaagtgaaatttacaaatacttatatattttaaattgaccttatctctagttcaataacaaaaattatgaagTAAAAGATTGGTAATGTGGCGTACCCATCTTTGAAATGATAACCCGACAAGTCAGCTACTTGACGCAGAGTCATCTTCCATTTCTGCAACTTCTCCTTCTTATCTTTGAACCTTTTCTGGTGCTTAGTCAATGCTTCTCCATAACTCCCTTTCTGGTGTCTCACATCTGAAGGGTCCACCTTATAAAATACTGGTATAACAAGTAGACCTTTATTCTTGCAGTCAAGGATGGCTTCAAGTTCATCTAAGCAGAACGAGGAAGAAGCATAGTTTTCAGAGAGCACAGTGATGGCAATCCTAGACTCTTGAATTGCCTTCATAAGTGCAGGTGTTATTTCTTCTCCCCTCTCAAGCTTGTCATCATCAATGAAAGTGTGAATTCCCTTGTCACGAAGAGCTTTGTAAAGATTGCCAGTGAAACCATAGCGCGTGTCTTCTCCTCTAAAGCTGATAAACACATCATAGGTGAATGTCGAGGAGGTTATTGTCGGCATTAAATGAGAGCTTAGAGTGTATATGGAATTAATCTttgaataaatatgaaatttatataagCACTGAAGTGTagagttaaataaaaaaataaaagaacttgCAGGCGGCGTCTCCCGTGATCTTCGATTAATgtagtaaaaaagaaaagaaaaaggaacatGCGTTCACACATATCTTTGTACAAATAATCTGCAGTACTAGATGTCAGtgttaaaataagtatttacttttaaattcttattcTAGAATGTTTTTTctcattaaaaattatttttgctaAAAGTATTAATCATTTAAAAGTCGAGTTTATTCTAAAATCTTCTGAAAAATGGAACATTGGTTTTATATCGAACAAGCGTGTTTAAGTGGCTTCTAAATTTAGctgagagaaaaacaaaagacatgttCTATTCTCGTTCTCTCATGTTAATAGACAGAAGTGCTATTGTTTAGTCCCTTAAATTAAAATGAGTAAAGAtggtgaggaagaagataaGTTACGTAGATGGCTTGTTTTGTCTCCAAATTCAAACCTGAATGATGACATTGAGAAAATGTTACCAAACATATTGAAAATACCACAGCAGTGTTAATTATTACAGGAATGAACTTTATAGAAAATTCTCTTTTTCTCCTCTCTTTACTGTCAAAAGTCAACACCATGCATAACTCCTACTCTACTTTACGAGACAGGTCTTCATCAAATTTCAAGTTCTTAGAAATTTCCCATAATAAAGTGTACACACAATTATTTAGAGTAATTGACAGATCTGTTTAAGTTTACACATCATAgagtataaatttattataaagtacaataaagtatatatataaacagaTCTGTTCTATCAAATAACGAACCATTTTTCTTAGCCATGATGAGTAATTTGGTCTTATAAATAGAAAGGAAGGAAGTGTTGCtgtaatttaattagatttaatgATGCTGATGTAAATTGTGTCGAAATAGAGTTCAGGTATTAGAAATATGGATGAAACTTTTTACAGCCATAGTTGAACTGATTGTTATatcaaaaaaatgtttattgatATGATTCAGTTTTGCATATCTGTAATCTGTATTATATTCCCATTTGTATTCAACAGATTATATCAATGCAAGGACACTCTTTgctttaattaaaagaaatttacttTGTTAAATGATTGTTTCAAGAAAAAAGGACTGAAAGATTAAACATGTCAATTATGAGGAAAAACAAGTTCAATgctcataaaaaaataaactacgAGTTTTTTTATGAAACAAATATAGTAGAAATTGCACTTACCTCTATCGAGTTTTAAccgatatattttttttcttgttcttttttatgttttgaaaattaaaccAATCATTTGTTGATTTTATCACCTACATGGAAAAATCCTCCACCCCTTGCAtctataaacaataaaattagaCAATGCACACAGTCCCCGTATAACTGGAGTCCAGTAAGATTTAGAAATGAAACTGGCAAATCTTTTATGGAAAAGTTTCTTTAAAAGAAGTGTTAGAAAACTAGATGAATAAACTAAAAGACAACAAGGTATAGGTATGGATAAAAAGAGGTTAATCaagtaaaacaatttttataacaaataataataattataagatcATGTAAATGATAGGGAAGATTAGTTTGACTTGATTATTTGTTAGAAATTCACAAATTTATGACagacttaaaacataattaagtattattattattattattattattattattattattattatcaatattattattattattattattattatgatacgGTTCAACACAAATATAAAGCTTGTGAgttttagtatatttaaaatgtGTATTAGGTAAGTATTTTTTTactcataaaaatttaatatagtgttgttattattataataattagaaattagaaaaaaactcTAACAAAGCTTGAAAGTTTTAAAATGCCTATATTCATGAACATACATACATGATCAAGCTCAAGATGGAACAAGTTGGATTTGTACAATCAGAGCTATCATTATTAAATGGTTTgggtgtgtgtatatatatatatatatatatatatatatatatatatatatatatatatataataaaaatggaaaTATCCCAGTCATACCCTAGTTGGATTGGTGCCGAGGCTggtaaataaagtaaaaaataaaagcaagaaaagaaaaagaaaaaggccTATGAAAAATTTGCACGTGAAGAAACCTATGGTTCTTAACAAGTGGTTTTCTGATTGAGAAGAGTTGAGATCTTTGTCTAATTTATTGTTGGTATAAGGATCATCAAACCGAATGTCTTCGCTGTTTCCCTCTTTGAATATATGAATTCCTGTTGCTCTAACAATTGAGGTCTCTATGACACCTTCGTATGTAACCTTCACATGTTTCCATTCCTTTTCTAAAGGTAGTTCAAACAAATTACTATACATAGGTATCGTTTGTAGATCAAAGAGGTATGAGTGATCGAATTCAATCATCCTCTCTATTTTCTTGAAATAAAACGGTCTTGGTTGAACTTTCCCATTAATGAACACCATAGGTCTAATCAAACTAAAcccatcttcatcatcaccCACAGGTGCaataagaagagaaagaacTCTGGCAGGAAACTTGTTACGAAACCAGAAAGAACATGAAGGTCCACTGCTCTTCAGATCAAACCACTCTGGAAAACTTGCTCCTGGAAACCAGAACTCAGTTTTTCTAGCTTCGTGCAGTTCCTGTTAGTCATCCATAATTCATAAAGAACTCATTAGCTTACCAACATTAAGAGCACTATGTATTATcaatcaaaaaattcaaaagcaaGACAAAACCTTATTTAGCAACATGCTTAAGCTGGAGGAAGTCAAGGATATACAGTTTATTGCCTTGAAATGTTCTAATTTTGGTGGAAACCCTCTGATTTCCTCAAGATGTTTGCAATGACTCACATCAAGAGCCCAGAGGTTGTGAAATTCTTTGATGCATTCAGGAAGGTGTTTGAAATTATTGTCCCGTAGAAATAAACAACGCACATGTGCCAACCGCATCAAACCTCCTGAAAAGAAATCATCATCCAGGTTGCAAGACCAGGCGGCAAACCATTCTACCTTTGAAGGAACCATTGAGCCTAAGTTATCTTCAGCATCTTCTGATTTTACCCATTGCCACCCCCTGCAATTAGTAACACTAAAACGAAACAATTTAGGCATCGTGGCAATGCTACTTGAAAAGTGAACATTTTCACATGGCAAGGATAACTCTTCGAGTCCATCAAGATTTTGAAACGACAGTGGCAATTCTTTAATGGGAAGATCTTGCAATTGAAGTACCCTTATGTTTCCCATCTTTCCTAGTATTTCTGGAAATTTCTCAAGACTGAAACAAAACGAAAGTTCTAGTCTTTCAAGAGTAGGCAAGTTGAGAGGTGGAAAACTCATAAGCTTGATGCATCCTTCCGCATTCAATATTTTCAGTTTATTCATAAAACCAACTGAGTCGTGAACTTCAACTAAACTCTCACAGCCTTTAAATGAAACTTCCTCCAAATTTCCGAGATCAGACATATCGGGTGTCTGTGTTAAAAATATGCACCAGTCAAAATTCAAGACAGTTAGATTTTCGAACTTCtgcaaagaaaataaagagaaaaaaagttaagatatttatgttgtttttaataatttacaagaTGAGGAAAACATTTTTTAAGCTTACCTTTGATGAGCCAAGGAATCCAAATGAGGTAAAATGACTGTGAAGTAACTTGCACGTCACAAGTTTGTTCGGATCAAAATTTGATGGTAAACAATTTGAAGGGTATCCATGCCACTCCAATACTCTCAAACTTTCCGGAAAATAATTGGGACCTTTGGAAAATTTACCATTTCTAATGATCAGTATTTTAAGGTTTTTCATCCTTATGAAGGCGTTGGTATTCCATTCTAGCGTCTCTTCTTTCTCAGATATAGACAAATCCAGGCATATGATTTCAGTTTCTCTAGTTCCCTGTTAATGCAAAACTCACATTCACGAATCAAAAAAATTCACGTGTTAAGAGAACTGGGAAAttgttaagagaaaaaaattactatGATGTGAACagatgatataaaaatattaaatcaagtTAAGAAAGCATATCAGTGGTCGAAGAAGCTTACTTACCTTGTTGTCTTTTAACACATGAATGATATCTTTCCCTAACCATAATCTCCTGCGCTTCCCTGGCTCTGTGGGCGACTTTTGCAGGTCAATTTGTCTACCCATGTCCTCAATCAAGTCGTGCATTTCAATTACATCAAACCATCCACGCCCAACCTTTATTAGAGATTTTTCCACCAACACTCCAATATGATGTTTCATGTTGTTATCATAAAGAACACCAAGTATACGTTCAACTTCTTTCAAACTACTTCCTTTGAAGCAACAGGCGATGTCAAGAAAgacatatttttcttctttccccaAAGCATCAAAACTTACTTTAAGTATCTCTAGAATTTGACCGTTAGGAATTCTTTTGTAATGTTCAATCGCAGACTCCCATTCTTCTACACTTTTTCCAACCAAGTTGGAACCTATTACTTCTATAGCCAATGGAAGACCAGAAGCATAAGTTACTACACTTTTCAACACGTCCTCGTAACTTGGATCAACTTTTTCCCTTTTGAAAGCATTCCATACAAGCAATTGAAGAGAATCATTCTTATTCAATTCCTTCATCACATAAGTTCTTTCAATCTCATGAGATTTTAGCAGCTGTTTGTCTCGAGTGGTAATGATAACCCTGCTGCCGGGACCAAACCAATCAGATCTTCCAGCAAATGCTTGTAACTGCTTTCTGTTGTCAACATCATCTAGAATCAAGAGAACTTTCTTTCTACGAAGTCTTTGTTGTATCATTGAAATTCCTCTATGCACACTTGCTAAGTTGATGTCCTTCTCCCCAAGTATTTCTGAAAGAAGGACGGTCTGGAGGTGTTTTAACCCATGTTTATTTGATTCTTCTCTTACATTTTGAAGAAAACATGAACTATCAAAATCATCAGCAATCAAATTATAAACTGCTAGAGAAAGGGTTGTTTTTCCTAACCCACCCATTCCATGAATCCCTATCATGTGGACAACATCATCCGATCCAACATCCAAAAGTTTCTTGACTTTCAGCACCTGTGACAGTAGGCCAACTGGGTAATCCGCAACATGTAAAGGAGCATGATTAATCACCCTAGAAACCCGTTCAACAATTCTCCCAATAAACTCGTACTGGTATGCATCCCTGTTCCAAAcattaaagtttaattaagttaaactAGAAGCATTGTATCCATGTCTTGATACGTATactaattttcaataaaataaaaagattggTAAGGTGGGTACCCATCTTTGAAGTGATAGCCAGAGAAGTCAGCAACTTGATGCAGGGCCATCTTCCATTTATGTAACTTCTCCTTCTGCCCTTTGAACCTCTTTTGATGCTTAGCCAATGCTTCTTCATAGCTATCTTTCTGATGTCTGACATTAGAAGGATCCACCTTATAAAACACTGGTATAACCAACAACCCTTTACTCTGGCAGTGAAGGATGGTTGCAAGTTCATCCAAGCAGAAGGAGGAAGAAGCATAGTTGTGAGAGAGCACAATGATGGCAATCCTAGACTCTTCAATTGCTTTCTGAAGTGCTGGTGTGATTTCCTCTCCGCTTTGAAGTTTGTCATCATCCATGAAAGTGTGAAGTCCCCTGTCACAGAGAGCTTTGTAGAGATAACCAGTGAAACCATAACGAGTGTCTTCCCCTCTAAAGCTGAGGAACACATCGTACGTGAATCTACGGAAACTTGGAGTTGCCATTAGAACGAAGTCTGGAGTGATAATTGTTAGCGTGTTGGGACTGTAAATGGAATCAAGCTTTAAATAAACCTGAAATTCCAAGAGTGAAATGTAGGTAATGCAGAGTCAAGTGATTTGGAAATTCCTGTAGAAAATATCGTCAGCTTCGGTCTTCCTGGTTTCTCACTTGGTCAATGCAAACAATAGCCACACAGTAGATAAAAGACAAGACATAAATATGGACAAAAAGAGATTAGAGTCAAACACAATagataaatgaaagaaaactaAAAGAGTCCAGATTGAGATATTCAAGGCTGGATTGAGACACTCAAGGCTGTCCTTAGAGAAAAAATGTCTTGGGGGCAAGACACAGTATAATGTGTTCCTCTCCCAAGAAGAAGGCATAACACTTCAATAGGGTTATTTATAGGTAAAAGAGAGATATTTATAGGTAGAAGAGAAATATTTAAgattcaattataattaatataaaaaaaacaataatttgtaattaataaaataaatgtgaaaacggtttatacataaataacatttacctctaaaattaatattgtataaaaacattattaaaagtaatattctatcttaatttaattatatttttataaattatactaatatacTTCTAAGAGGATATTTCTAAGTCCAAATGTTTCCCATATTTCTTAATAATTCTGGAAATTTCTCAAGACTGAAACAAAAGAAAGTTCAAGAATTTCAGGACAGGGCAAGTTGAGAGGTGGAAATCTCCTAAGCTTCTCGCAGCCTTCAGCACTTAATATTTAAGTTTGGTCAGAAAATCAACTGAATCGTGAACTGTAACCCTTTAAATGAAAGTTTCTCCAAATTTTGGAGATATGATAAGTCAGGTACTCCTATTAAAAGTTTGCAGTCGTCAAAATTCAAGATGGTTAGATCTTATAActctttcaatatttaaaactatgacgatgtttataattaattaaaacaaatttaaacgGTGAAATAGGACTAAGTTGATTTTAAAAGatgtcattttataaaatagttaatcattttaaaataaacgttttttttaatgtcagaattttaaacaagaaaaaaaaagaatagtaTCATACacaatttttaacataattatcaagtaaaaaaatattcataataaaattatatcctagaagaaaatttaataaagcAGTACTCCATTttcaagaatgaatgaatgttcgaatattttaatattaaaaatttaaagtataactaaAAGTTTTATGagatgagtttcattatttttaatcatatcattgtttttaaaataattttttttggagcttttgtttttctataGTTGTTTTACCTACTGGGTGAAAAGATCATAGGTGTTAAAG includes these proteins:
- the LOC128193347 gene encoding TMV resistance protein N-like, translating into MPTITSSTFTYDVFISFRGEDTRYGFTGNLYKALRDKGIHTFIDDDKLERGEEITPALMKAIQESRIAITVLSENYASSSFCLDELEAILDCKNKGLLVIPVFYKVDPSDVRHQKGSYGEALTKHQKRFKDKKEKLQKWKMTLRQVADLSGYHFKDGIEYEYKFIGSIVEWVCSEIGRGCCLHVADYPVGLDIHEY
- the LOC128193596 gene encoding TMV resistance protein N-like; this encodes MATPSFRRFTYDVFLSFRGEDTRYGFTGYLYKALCDRGLHTFMDDDKLQSGEEITPALQKAIEESRIAIIVLSHNYASSSFCLDELATILHCQSKGLLVIPVFYKVDPSNVRHQKDSYEEALAKHQKRFKGQKEKLHKWKMALHQVADFSGYHFKDGDAYQYEFIGRIVERVSRVINHAPLHVADYPVGLLSQVLKVKKLLDVGSDDVVHMIGIHGMGGLGKTTLSLAVYNLIADDFDSSCFLQNVREESNKHGLKHLQTVLLSEILGEKDINLASVHRGISMIQQRLRRKKVLLILDDVDNRKQLQAFAGRSDWFGPGSRVIITTRDKQLLKSHEIERTYVMKELNKNDSLQLLVWNAFKREKVDPSYEDVLKSVVTYASGLPLAIEVIGSNLVGKSVEEWESAIEHYKRIPNGQILEILKVSFDALGKEEKYVFLDIACCFKGSSLKEVERILGVLYDNNMKHHIGVLVEKSLIKVGRGWFDVIEMHDLIEDMGRQIDLQKSPTEPGKRRRLWLGKDIIHVLKDNKGTRETEIICLDLSISEKEETLEWNTNAFIRMKNLKILIIRNGKFSKGPNYFPESLRVLEWHGYPSNCLPSNFDPNKLVTCKLLHSHFTSFGFLGSSKKFENLTVLNFDWCIFLTQTPDMSDLGNLEEVSFKGCESLVEVHDSVGFMNKLKILNAEGCIKLMSFPPLNLPTLERLELSFCFSLEKFPEILGKMGNIRVLQLQDLPIKELPLSFQNLDGLEELSLPCENVHFSSSIATMPKLFRFSVTNCRGWQWVKSEDAEDNLGSMVPSKVEWFAAWSCNLDDDFFSGGLMRLAHVRCLFLRDNNFKHLPECIKEFHNLWALDVSHCKHLEEIRGFPPKLEHFKAINCISLTSSSLSMLLNKELHEARKTEFWFPGASFPEWFDLKSSGPSCSFWFRNKFPARVLSLLIAPVGDDEDGFSLIRPMVFINGKVQPRPFYFKKIERMIEFDHSYLFDLQTIPMYSNLFELPLEKEWKHVKVTYEGVIETSIVRATGIHIFKEGNSEDIRFDDPYTNNKLDKDLNSSQSENHLLRTIGFFTCKFFIGLFLFLFLLLFFTLFTSLGTNPTRV
- the LOC128193394 gene encoding disease resistance protein Roq1-like, which produces MLFEVIGSNLFGKSVKEWESATRQYKRIPKKEILEILKVSYEALEEEEKVVFLDIACCFKGYALREVEDILGALYDECMKHHIGVLVEKSLIKVSLLSTVEMHDLIENMGRKIDQKESAKEPGNRRRLWLPKDIIQVLKYKMGTGKIEIICLDFSISENEETIECDENTFMEMENLKILINRNVKFSKVPNYFPESLKVLEWHRYPSNCLPSNFHANKLVICKLPDSCFASFGFHASSKKFENLTSLNFDDCKLLTQIPDVSDLQNLEKLSFEWCESLTVVHNSVGFMTKLKILSAEGCSSLTSFPPLHLTSLERLELSYCSSLENFPEILGNMGNIKRLELVKLAIKELPISFQNLTGLKNLLVRCDFVRLSSIFMTPELSDFKVYNCKGWEWAKSEEGDGQVGSIVSSKLDDFIALSCNLNDDFLSAGFLQLAQTSSGNQRDSTKLKAFQGKKLNIIDFLGIKRVVKPGFKLHEAGGTVFIFPGGSVPEWLGKQSKGPSMSFWFRNKFPAKVLCLLIAPVLGPFDLAIPMVYIDGKIRKSLFHMNKEVKILELDYMLGIQV